A stretch of Desulfurivibrio alkaliphilus AHT 2 DNA encodes these proteins:
- a CDS encoding glycosyltransferase family 2 protein, producing MNPEKILAKPLISITMPSYQQATFLEEAVRSVLDQAGVEVELLVMDPGSTDGSRELLLKLREEYGEKLRLYFEPDQGQSDAINRGFDLAHGRILAWLNSDDRLQPGALAKISGWLASEEPRWLYGRAGMIDELSRPHGSLIVWYKNWRGRRFSRLKLLTEDFIPQMAVFWNRPLWELAGPLDINRHLDMDYDLWLRFARITDPQVLTEYLADFRVHGAAKGSRQTGAQLDAALVTAREHAAELGLKGKLAVGLAHILSWRTRLAYRWLKPS from the coding sequence GTGAATCCCGAAAAGATTTTAGCGAAACCGCTGATTTCCATCACCATGCCCAGCTACCAGCAGGCGACCTTTCTCGAAGAAGCCGTGCGCTCGGTGCTGGACCAGGCAGGAGTCGAGGTTGAGCTGCTGGTCATGGATCCCGGCTCCACCGATGGCTCCCGGGAACTGCTGTTGAAGCTGAGGGAGGAGTATGGGGAGAAGCTGCGGCTTTACTTCGAGCCCGATCAGGGGCAGTCCGATGCCATTAACCGCGGTTTTGACTTGGCCCACGGGCGGATACTTGCCTGGCTTAATTCCGATGATCGGCTGCAGCCGGGGGCATTGGCAAAGATCAGCGGGTGGCTGGCCTCAGAAGAGCCTCGCTGGCTGTACGGGCGGGCGGGCATGATCGACGAACTGAGCCGGCCCCACGGTAGCCTGATCGTCTGGTACAAGAACTGGCGTGGCCGGCGCTTCTCCCGACTCAAGCTACTGACCGAGGACTTCATTCCCCAGATGGCGGTTTTCTGGAACCGTCCCCTGTGGGAACTGGCCGGGCCGCTGGATATCAACCGCCATCTCGATATGGACTACGACCTCTGGCTGCGCTTCGCACGGATCACCGACCCGCAGGTCCTGACCGAATACCTGGCCGACTTCCGAGTTCATGGCGCGGCCAAAGGCAGCCGCCAGACCGGCGCTCAACTAGACGCCGCCCTGGTCACCGCCCGGGAACATGCCGCCGAGCTTGGCCTAAAGGGCAAGCTGGCCGTGGGGTTGGCTCATATTCTGAGCTGGCGGACCCGATTGGCCTACCGCTGGCTGAAACCAAGCTAA